Genomic DNA from Gemmatimonadota bacterium:
AGCCCAAACAGAACGATAGGCGGTCCAGAAACACCGATACTGGAGGACAAAAAACCGCTGAACATACCCACCCCTCCACAGGTCAATGTATCATGTCGGAAAGGATTACCCGGTCGCAACTGCAAAACAACTGCCAATACCACCATCGCCAAACCAATAGCGCGCTTCATCACATCTGCATCTGTATCGCGTAACACAAACGCGCCCAAAGGCATACCCACAATCGCAGTACCCACAATCATCCCCAGTACCTTCCAATCCACATCTCGCCGCAGTTGAATAAATTGCCCGGTGCCCAAAGGCAAATAGGACATCAAAACCCCGGGCACAACCACCTGGGCGGGAAACCACAAAACCATCGCCGGTATAGAAAGCAGGTTAAACCCAAACCCTGTCAATCCCTGCAAGCTACCCGCAATCCAAAAAATACTGCTCGCATAGCATATTTCGCGTATCGGAAAATCCATTGTGTAATGGTTGCTTTTTGCTCTTTATTTTAGTTTTTTATTTCAATGAACGCCATTATCCGCAACCCCCTTATCCTCCCTGTCTTTTTCCCCACTTTTCTACTCAGACTGGGCAGTGGCTTGCTCGTCCCCATATTGCCACTCTACGCCAAATCGTTTGACATTTCCTACGGTCTCGTTGGTCTCGTGCTCGCTGCCGAAGGTATCGGCCACCTCGTTGGCGACCTGCCCGCTGCCATGGTACTCAACCGCATTGGTCGCAAATCCGCGATGCTATTAGGGGTTCTCACAGTTGCACTTTGCGGCGCAGGCCTCTTTTTTGCGCCCTCTATCTTTGTGGTCTTCCTGCTGCGCTTTGTGGGCGGGATAGGCGGCGCACTTTGGGACATCTCGCGGTATGCTTATTTGGCCGATGCCACAGCCGTCCATCAGAGGGGACGCGCCCTCTCTGTATTTGGTGGCATCAGCCGCATCGGCACCTTTTTAGGACCTGTCATTGGCGGCTATATTGCCTCTGTCGCCTCTGTAAGATATCCATTCCTCGTTTATGGCGGTATCTCACTCCTATCCGCAGTAGTCGCGGCAATCGCCGTCGAGGCCTCTCGCAAACGCGTATCGCCACCGCAACACGGCCTTGTGCGCCACTTCGCCAACATCTTTCGTACCAACAGCAAAAATCTGATCACCGCGGGTACAGGCCAGCTCTTTGCCCAAACCATTCGCAGTGGTCGCTACATCATCATACCGCTTTACGGCGCCGAAGTCCTCAATCTGGGATATGAACAAATCGGTCTCATCATGTCTATCTCGGGCTTTATAGACATGATGATGTTCTATCCCGCTGGGGTCATCATGGATCGCTTTGGACGCAAATTCGCCAATGTACCCAGCTTCGCGCTACAGGCCATTGGCATGGCACTTATCCCGCTCACAGAACCCTTTGCTGCCTACCTGAATCTGCCCTTTTTCTTCATTGGCCTCATCACAGGAGAATTTATCGCCCTCTTGTTCCCCGCCAGTCTGCTCGGATTTGGCAATGGTCTCAGTTCAGGAGCCATGATGACCCTGGGTGCCGACCTTGCACCCCGCGATGCCCTGAGCGAATTTTTGGGCCTCTGGCGCCTTATCGGAGATGGCGGGCGCATGTCTGGACCCGTATGCGTCGGTTATGTCGCCGACCTCCTCGGCCTATCACCCGCTGCTCTGGCTATTGCAGGCATTGGTCTTTCCGCAGCGGGCATCTTCCTCTTTCTCGTTCCCGAGACTTTGGATAGACGAATAGACGAATAGACGAATAGACGAATAGACGAATCCCACCTCGCCACCCAAAGTCGTTACGGGCTTCGATTCGCTGATTCGCTGATTCGTTCAGCCCCTCACCATAGCCTCCAGATGCGCCACAATCTCATCAATCGGTGCATAACAGGTCGAGCAGGGATAGAGAAACTCTCCTGTTGCCCGCAAATGCGCCCCATTTTTTATATGAAAGCGTCCTGTGCGGTCCATAAATTGCCCCCAATGCCCCATCGTATATCCCGCTTTTGGGCTCACTATCGCGCTCTCGCGCCAGCTTTTGGGAAAGAGATCTTGAAATGGTGGCACAGAATTGAGCCAACTGCCACACCTCACAATCTTCACATCGGAGCGGCGCTGCTGCGCATCCTTTAACAATTGCAGCAATGTGCCCATAAATGCATCTCGCATTTCGCTCAGAGGCGATTTGGGCTGATACACATTGCCGATGTGAATCGCGATATAATCGTCGCCATCGTCATACGTCCAGCATTCGTAAGGACGTCCCTTTATCGAAGGTCTGCTATAACCCTTTTTCACGCGGGGCCACAAATAGGCAAGCCCTTCTTCCTCCCATGCCTCGCCCTCACAACGATCAAAAATGGCCTTCAAACCCATCAGATAGGCATCCCAATCAGAGTCTTCATACCCCCGCGCCGGATGATGCTCGCCATCAAAAAAATCCGTATTGCGATACACATTGACCCGAGAAGTAACCGCATTTTCAAACCCAATTCCTTCCCGTTCCATTAGAAATCGCGCATACCACAAACTCAGCTTGAGAAAGTGGCTGGCATAGTGGATGCGAATTTCATTATCCATCAAAACTCCTTCGGACGCAGTAAATTGCACCGATTGGGTTTATTCAATACATAAAACAAAAAGAACGGACAACCCGCTTTGAGATTGCCCGTGATTTTCATTATTTTTTTGGAGCGGGAAACGGGACTCGAACCCGCGACATCAAGCTTGGGAAGCTTGCACTCTACCAACTGAGTTATTCCCGCTCCGCAAGGAATAGCAAATTTATAGGGGTTCATCTTTGGTGTCAACATGTTTCAAGGTTTTGCAAGATGACATCTGCCACATCACCATCACTACCATCTACCCATCTGAAGCGCTTATCCCTACGAAAAAAAGTCATCTGTCGTTTGGCATAGCGTCGCGTACCCTGTTGCAAATCGGCAAGTGCGCGATCAAGCGTCGTCTCACCATCGAGATATTGAAATATTTCCCGGTACCCAAACGCATTGAGCGCGTTTAGATCGGAATAGTAACCTCTATCACGGAGACTTTTTGCTTCTTTAATCAGGCCATTCTCGAACATAAGACACGCACGCGCATTGATCCGGTCATAGAGTACTTCGCGCTCCCAGTACAAACCCAAATAAGATGCCTTATGGCGGATTGGCGGTATTGGCGATACCTTCTGATATTCAGAAAGCGGTTTACCCGATGCTTCATAGACTTCCAGACCACGCAGAATGCGTTGTGTATCGGTTGCCTGAATTTTCGCAGCCCATTCCGGATCGACCTCGCACAGCCTTTTGTACAAGGCGGGAAGACAATCCCTTCCCTCTTCCTTCAATCGCGCGCGAACCTCTATCGGAATTTTTGGCATAGGTGAAAAGCCATCGAACAACGCGCGAATATACAACCCCGCTCCTCCTACCACAATGGGCATCTTGCCGCGACGCAGAATATCTCCAATTACCGCAGATGCATCTTCGGCAAATTGCCCCGCGCTATAGTCTTCGTCGGGATTGATAAAATCAATGAGGTGATGGCGCGTAGCGGCCCGTTCTTCGGTTGTCGGCTTTGCCGTCCCAATATCCATAAAACGATAAATCTGCCGCGCATCTGCCGATATAATCTCGCCATCTATCCTCTGCGCGAGTTCAATGCCCACAGACGTTTTGCCCGATGCCGTCGGTCCGGCAATCACCAGAATATCTGGAAATGAGGCCATGACTACCGCTTAAACCGATTGTCGATTTCATCCAGCCCGATCTTAACAAGTGTTGGCCTACCATAAGGGCTGACGAAAGGTTCCCGCGTTGCGAACAACTGATCTATAAGTGCGCGCATTTCTTCTGTCGATAAATCCTCACCTGTGCGAATTGACGTGTGCCATGCGTAAACCGATGCCAGCCGATGTTCCTCGGGTGCAATCTGCCGCGTTTGTAAGGAAGGCGAAACAGAAATTGCTTGCTCGGCTTCGGCCATATCGCGAATTATATCTCTCAAAAGTTGCCCGTCTTGCCACGTTCTCAGCCCCATGGGAATGGCATCGACAACAACCGTATGCCCCCCAAAATCGCGAATGCCAAATCCCATTTTTTCCAACAGGGGCATGGCCTCGCGCACAATAAGAATTTCTTTGACACTAAAATCGAGCGTAAGTGGAAACAGCAGCCGCTGACTCGTCGCGGGACGGGTATGCATATTGTCAATGGCGCGTTCGTACAAAATCCTCTGGTGGGCAACCTGCTGGTCAATCGCAATCAAACCATTTTTAATATGCGCCAAAATGTACTTGCTGTGCAATTGCCATACGGAAACCCGGGCAAAATCCTCTTCATCGAGATCATCGGTATTAATCCCGGTTCCCCGCTTTGCCTTGCCCGACGACATTCTCATCGTTAGCGGCAGTGCCATCTGAGGTTGTCCGCCAACTTTGGGCTGCCCGGGCTGATAGGTGATCTCAGGAGATTCTGCGATGCTCACAGGCGTATCTGCTACGGGCATAATAGCATCGTCCATTTCTGGGATCAGATCTGCGCCGCGCAGCGATTGCTGAACAGCTTGAGTAATCAGGCCGTAAATTGTCCGCTCATCGGCAAAGCGAACCTCGCGCTTTGAAGGGTGGACATTGACATCCACACGCGCCGGATCAATGTTCAGACAGAGGCAATACGATGGCGCAAGCCCCTTGGGCAAAAGCCCGCCATATCCTTCGTAAACTGCAAAAGCGATGGCTTTGTGCTGCACCCATCGGTTATTGACAATCAAAACCTGTTGGGCACCGGATTTTCGCGCGGACTCGGGCTTGCCCACAAAGCCTCGAACCTCTATGCCGCTCGCCTTGCTCTCAACACCGATGGCATCTGCGCCATATCGCACGCCAAATATCTGCTCTGCCCGCCGATCAAAGCGCGATCTCCCCAGTTTTAGCACCTGGCGCCCATTGTGCTTGAGGTCGAATCCGATCTCGGGATACGCCATGGCCATAGCCGTCACCGCGTTCACAATATGTCGAAATTCCGTATCGACACTTTTGAGAAATTTTCGCCTGGCGGGCACATTGAAAAATAAGCCGTGCAATGTAACAGCCGTACCCTGCCCGCGGCCAATCGCGGATACATCCTGCACGCGCCCGCCCACCACGGAGATTCGCGTTCCTTCAACCGCATCTACCAGGCGAGTTTCAAGAGTCATGCGCGAAACAGCGGCAATACTAGGCAATGCCTCGCCCCTGAATCCATGTGTGAGCAACCCTTTTAGATCGTCCAGACTCTGGATCTTACTCGTCGCGTGTCGTTCAAGTGCCAAAAGCGCGTCATCGCGCGACATCCCGCATCCATTATCACTGACCCGCAGGCTCTCTTTGCCGCCAGCAGCAATTTCAACGACAATGCGGTCCGATCCCGCATCCACTGAGTTCTCAATCAGTTCTTTTGCGACAGATGCTGGCCGCTCGACCACTTCCCCAGCAGCGATGCGGTTGGAGATCTCATCCGGGAGTATGCGAATTTGATTGGGCATATTGAGGATAGAAGTGAAAAAAAAGAAAACAAAAAACGCCTAACCCGCCGGGCGCCGAAATGTTTGTCGAAGTCCCGGTGTTAAAACAGCGGAAAACTTCCTGCGGGGCTACCCTCATGCAGATTCAAGGCGTTTTTTTGTGAAGCGCAAGCTTCGACGCAAATATAGCATTTTTACAAATCTGAATCAAGGGATTCCTTCAAATACTGCTTGATGGGTATGAGTTAGCCCCAATGGAGTTTGACTTAAAAAATAAATTCTTTAAGTTATACCATCTTCCATCACAAGGAGATTTTTCCAGTGCAGGATTTTGTCCTT
This window encodes:
- the mutL gene encoding DNA mismatch repair endonuclease MutL, translated to MPNQIRILPDEISNRIAAGEVVERPASVAKELIENSVDAGSDRIVVEIAAGGKESLRVSDNGCGMSRDDALLALERHATSKIQSLDDLKGLLTHGFRGEALPSIAAVSRMTLETRLVDAVEGTRISVVGGRVQDVSAIGRGQGTAVTLHGLFFNVPARRKFLKSVDTEFRHIVNAVTAMAMAYPEIGFDLKHNGRQVLKLGRSRFDRRAEQIFGVRYGADAIGVESKASGIEVRGFVGKPESARKSGAQQVLIVNNRWVQHKAIAFAVYEGYGGLLPKGLAPSYCLCLNIDPARVDVNVHPSKREVRFADERTIYGLITQAVQQSLRGADLIPEMDDAIMPVADTPVSIAESPEITYQPGQPKVGGQPQMALPLTMRMSSGKAKRGTGINTDDLDEEDFARVSVWQLHSKYILAHIKNGLIAIDQQVAHQRILYERAIDNMHTRPATSQRLLFPLTLDFSVKEILIVREAMPLLEKMGFGIRDFGGHTVVVDAIPMGLRTWQDGQLLRDIIRDMAEAEQAISVSPSLQTRQIAPEEHRLASVYAWHTSIRTGEDLSTEEMRALIDQLFATREPFVSPYGRPTLVKIGLDEIDNRFKR
- a CDS encoding sulfite exporter TauE/SafE family protein — encoded protein: MDFPIREICYASSIFWIAGSLQGLTGFGFNLLSIPAMVLWFPAQVVVPGVLMSYLPLGTGQFIQLRRDVDWKVLGMIVGTAIVGMPLGAFVLRDTDADVMKRAIGLAMVVLAVVLQLRPGNPFRHDTLTCGGVGMFSGFLSSSIGVSGPPIVLFGLKQRWPQAMMRATLLTCFLCTSTLSLCVLWAVGVLTLESLQFVLWGAPGLILGFLTATYLRARVHQVAVFRWISIGMVMAGGLAAALF
- the miaA gene encoding tRNA (adenosine(37)-N6)-dimethylallyltransferase MiaA codes for the protein MASFPDILVIAGPTASGKTSVGIELAQRIDGEIISADARQIYRFMDIGTAKPTTEERAATRHHLIDFINPDEDYSAGQFAEDASAVIGDILRRGKMPIVVGGAGLYIRALFDGFSPMPKIPIEVRARLKEEGRDCLPALYKRLCEVDPEWAAKIQATDTQRILRGLEVYEASGKPLSEYQKVSPIPPIRHKASYLGLYWEREVLYDRINARACLMFENGLIKEAKSLRDRGYYSDLNALNAFGYREIFQYLDGETTLDRALADLQQGTRRYAKRQMTFFRRDKRFRWVDGSDGDVADVILQNLETC
- a CDS encoding MFS transporter, encoding MNAIIRNPLILPVFFPTFLLRLGSGLLVPILPLYAKSFDISYGLVGLVLAAEGIGHLVGDLPAAMVLNRIGRKSAMLLGVLTVALCGAGLFFAPSIFVVFLLRFVGGIGGALWDISRYAYLADATAVHQRGRALSVFGGISRIGTFLGPVIGGYIASVASVRYPFLVYGGISLLSAVVAAIAVEASRKRVSPPQHGLVRHFANIFRTNSKNLITAGTGQLFAQTIRSGRYIIIPLYGAEVLNLGYEQIGLIMSISGFIDMMMFYPAGVIMDRFGRKFANVPSFALQAIGMALIPLTEPFAAYLNLPFFFIGLITGEFIALLFPASLLGFGNGLSSGAMMTLGADLAPRDALSEFLGLWRLIGDGGRMSGPVCVGYVADLLGLSPAALAIAGIGLSAAGIFLFLVPETLDRRIDE